A single region of the Oenococcus kitaharae DSM 17330 genome encodes:
- the alaS gene encoding alanine--tRNA ligase: protein MKKLDSAQIRRMFLDFFQSKGHKIEPSQSLIPKDDPSLLWINSGVATLKKYFDGSVVPENPRITNSQKSIRTNDIENVGHTARHHTFFEMMGNFSVGDYFKKEAIPWAWELLTSPDWFAIEPEKLYVTYYPRDTDTKALWEAQPGFLPNHTVPEESNFWDIGEGPSGPDTEIFFDRGPKFQDLPDDDPEMYPGGENERYLEIWNIVFSQFNHLPGMTDNSQYPELPHKNIDTGMGLERVVSIFENAPTNFETDLFLPIIHKVELLSGKKYGQDKNLDVSFKVIADHVRAVTFAISDGALPGNGGRGYVIRRLLRRAVMHGRKLGIEKPFLTQLVPIVGHIMSSYYPEILANQNQIIPVIKAEEDRFDQTLTAGLALLDQDIQESKDKHETELSGDKAFKLFDTYGFPLELTEEQAADAGLKVDRKGFETEMKAQQDRARKAQGKLRTFGVQDAALMNLKVPSEYVGWSQTSVDDTGINAIIVDDKQVDQAKAGQQAALVFAKTPFYAEMGGQVADHGTVKSLDGQLLAEVLDVQNGPNKQHIHTVKLSGDVEVGQHVALAVDMARHLAVSKNHTATHLLDQALRNVIGGNIHQAGSLVETDYLRFDFTHQGAVSQKTLDQIEDQVNQEIALALPITWIETDIESAKKLGAVAVFGEKYGKKVRVVSIGDYNKEFDGGTHASNTSELGLFKIVSESGTGAGTRRIEAVTGQAAFRLFKQHEDELKKTAALLDTQKITDVPEKVAGLIQELKDSKKSLEALSAKAANQAAEKLFDSSQTVNGISYITAQIDGQTADGLRLIVDDWRAKEVSDLIILASNNAGSPILVAASRIPKQIKAGDLIKNLAVKIQGGGGGRPDLAQAGGKNPAGIKDALSAVKQYLQNL from the coding sequence ATGAAAAAACTTGATTCTGCACAAATTCGTCGAATGTTTCTTGATTTCTTTCAATCAAAAGGGCATAAGATCGAACCCAGTCAATCCTTGATTCCAAAAGACGATCCCAGCCTTCTTTGGATCAATTCCGGTGTGGCGACTTTAAAAAAATATTTCGACGGTTCTGTGGTTCCGGAAAATCCGAGGATCACAAACTCACAAAAATCAATTCGGACTAACGATATTGAAAACGTCGGCCATACGGCGCGTCACCATACTTTCTTTGAAATGATGGGCAATTTTTCAGTTGGCGATTATTTCAAAAAAGAGGCGATTCCTTGGGCTTGGGAGTTGCTGACCAGCCCTGACTGGTTTGCCATCGAACCAGAGAAGCTCTACGTAACTTATTATCCGCGCGACACAGACACCAAAGCATTATGGGAAGCCCAGCCAGGTTTTCTGCCCAATCACACGGTGCCTGAAGAAAGCAACTTTTGGGATATCGGCGAAGGCCCTTCGGGACCAGATACAGAAATCTTCTTTGACCGCGGGCCAAAATTTCAGGACCTGCCCGACGACGATCCTGAAATGTATCCCGGCGGTGAAAACGAACGCTATCTAGAAATTTGGAATATCGTCTTTTCACAATTCAACCATCTGCCAGGCATGACCGATAATTCTCAGTACCCTGAATTACCACACAAAAACATTGATACCGGCATGGGCTTGGAGCGTGTTGTCTCAATTTTTGAAAACGCGCCGACTAATTTTGAGACGGATCTTTTTCTGCCGATTATTCATAAAGTCGAATTGCTTTCTGGCAAAAAATATGGCCAGGACAAGAATCTAGATGTCAGTTTTAAAGTGATTGCCGACCATGTTCGTGCTGTGACTTTTGCTATTTCTGATGGTGCACTGCCGGGTAATGGCGGCCGCGGTTATGTGATTCGCCGTTTGCTTCGCCGAGCTGTCATGCACGGACGCAAATTAGGGATTGAAAAACCGTTTTTGACACAGCTGGTGCCGATTGTCGGGCATATTATGTCTTCATATTATCCGGAAATTTTGGCCAATCAGAATCAGATTATTCCAGTGATTAAAGCCGAAGAAGACCGTTTTGACCAGACATTAACGGCTGGTTTGGCTTTATTGGACCAGGATATTCAGGAAAGCAAAGACAAACATGAAACTGAATTATCTGGCGACAAAGCCTTTAAATTATTCGATACTTACGGTTTTCCTTTGGAATTGACCGAAGAGCAGGCCGCTGATGCCGGATTAAAAGTTGACCGCAAGGGTTTTGAGACCGAGATGAAGGCTCAGCAGGATCGAGCTCGTAAAGCACAGGGCAAGTTGAGGACTTTTGGTGTCCAGGACGCAGCTTTAATGAACCTAAAAGTGCCTTCCGAGTATGTCGGCTGGTCGCAGACTTCAGTTGATGACACAGGAATCAATGCAATCATTGTTGATGACAAGCAAGTAGATCAAGCAAAAGCCGGACAACAAGCAGCATTAGTCTTTGCAAAGACGCCATTTTATGCTGAAATGGGCGGGCAGGTTGCTGATCACGGTACTGTCAAATCGCTTGACGGCCAATTATTGGCCGAAGTATTAGATGTCCAAAATGGCCCAAATAAGCAGCACATTCATACGGTCAAACTTTCAGGGGATGTCGAAGTCGGACAGCACGTGGCTTTGGCCGTCGATATGGCGCGTCATTTAGCCGTTTCAAAGAATCATACGGCGACACATTTATTGGATCAGGCTTTAAGAAATGTGATTGGCGGCAATATTCATCAAGCTGGCTCGCTGGTCGAGACAGACTACCTGCGTTTTGATTTCACCCATCAGGGTGCTGTTTCTCAAAAAACTTTGGATCAGATCGAAGACCAAGTAAATCAGGAGATTGCCTTAGCGTTGCCAATTACTTGGATTGAGACTGATATCGAATCAGCCAAGAAATTAGGTGCAGTCGCTGTTTTCGGTGAAAAATATGGTAAAAAAGTGCGTGTTGTTTCCATCGGGGATTACAACAAAGAGTTTGACGGCGGCACGCATGCTTCAAACACGAGTGAGCTGGGCCTCTTTAAGATTGTCAGCGAGTCAGGAACCGGTGCCGGCACTCGGCGTATCGAAGCCGTGACTGGGCAAGCTGCTTTCCGTCTGTTCAAACAGCATGAAGATGAATTGAAAAAGACAGCTGCACTCTTGGATACTCAGAAAATCACGGATGTTCCGGAAAAAGTTGCTGGATTGATTCAAGAACTAAAAGACAGCAAAAAGTCATTAGAAGCCTTATCGGCCAAAGCTGCCAATCAAGCAGCTGAAAAACTATTTGACTCAAGCCAGACGGTTAACGGCATCAGTTACATCACAGCCCAAATCGATGGCCAGACTGCTGATGGCTTGAGATTGATTGTTGATGACTGGCGAGCTAAAGAAGTTTCCGACTTGATTATTCTCGCCAGCAACAATGCGGGCAGCCCAATTCTTGTTGCTGCATCACGAATTCCAAAGCAGATTAAAGCTGGCGATCTTATCAAAAACCTTGCTGTGAAGATTCAAGGCGGTGGCGGCGGACGACCAGATTTGGCGCAGGCTGGCGGTAAAAATCCAGCCGGCATTAAAGATGCGTTATCCGCAGTTAAGCAATATCTACAAAACCTGTGA
- the ruvX gene encoding Holliday junction resolvase RuvX — translation MRILGLDVGSRTVGVAQSDPLGWTASSVEIIRINEDKGEFGLDRLAQLIDEKKATGIVIGLPKNMNNSEGPRVDASRRYGRMVAKRFGLPIDYEDERLTSVQANRMLIEEADLSREKRKKVIDSLAAQLILQNYLDRKGKLVNG, via the coding sequence ATGAGGATTTTAGGCCTGGATGTCGGCTCTCGGACAGTTGGTGTCGCACAATCCGATCCGCTTGGATGGACGGCCAGTTCTGTTGAGATTATTCGAATCAATGAAGATAAGGGTGAATTCGGTTTGGATCGATTGGCCCAGCTGATTGACGAAAAAAAGGCGACTGGTATCGTCATTGGTTTGCCCAAGAATATGAACAACAGCGAAGGGCCTCGCGTGGATGCTTCGCGCAGGTATGGCCGGATGGTCGCCAAACGTTTTGGTCTTCCGATTGACTATGAAGATGAGCGTCTGACCAGCGTCCAAGCCAATCGAATGCTGATTGAGGAAGCCGATTTGTCTCGCGAAAAGCGAAAAAAAGTGATTGACAGTCTGGCGGCTCAGTTGATTCTGCAAAATTATCTAGATAGAAAAGGAAAACTCGTAAATGGCTGA
- a CDS encoding DUF1292 domain-containing protein — MADQDNDKYVTLTDDQGNESLYEVLFTFHSDEYNKDYILFTPAGADEIAIENPDQEVEIQAFSFDPQAGDSETDSDLFPIEDEDEWNMVAEVLNTFVADDSLKTEDDE; from the coding sequence ATGGCTGACCAAGATAATGACAAATATGTAACTCTGACTGATGATCAGGGCAATGAATCTCTCTATGAGGTACTGTTTACTTTTCATTCTGACGAGTACAACAAAGACTACATCCTCTTTACGCCGGCTGGTGCCGATGAGATTGCGATTGAAAATCCCGATCAAGAAGTAGAGATTCAGGCCTTTAGTTTCGACCCGCAGGCTGGAGATTCCGAGACTGATTCTGATCTGTTCCCAATCGAGGACGAAGATGAATGGAACATGGTTGCTGAAGTTCTGAATACTTTCGTTGCAGATGATTCATTAAAGACTGAAGACGACGAATAA
- a CDS encoding IreB family regulatory phosphoprotein: MAEFEDTTVFDFGSQKPENVRSMLKLVYEALEEKGYNPINQIVGYLISGDPAYIPRLNDARNLIRRFERDEIVEELVKNYLAEDVKKPTDEDK; this comes from the coding sequence ATGGCAGAATTTGAAGACACAACAGTATTTGATTTCGGTTCACAGAAGCCGGAAAATGTCCGTTCGATGCTGAAGCTGGTTTACGAGGCGTTGGAGGAAAAAGGGTATAACCCAATCAATCAGATTGTCGGTTATTTGATTTCTGGCGACCCGGCCTACATCCCGCGTCTCAACGATGCCAGGAATCTGATTCGCCGTTTTGAACGCGATGAGATTGTTGAAGAATTGGTCAAAAACTACCTGGCTGAAGATGTTAAAAAGCCGACGGATGAAGACAAATGA
- a CDS encoding trans-sulfuration enzyme family protein: MNDFSDPTKIIKLTTPHDPENGALNTPIYMTSTFSQPDLDHFHEFDYARSGNPTRQAGEKALAQLEGAEYGYLFSTGMAAISSVLLTFSAGDHLVISGHVYGGTYRVLNEILTRFNISHSYADFCDPDAVEAAIKPNTKALYIETPSNPTLDVTDIAAISKIAKAHHLISIADNTFMSPYLQKPLSLGADIVVHSATKFLSGHSDLLAGAVMTNDPELAKQIYFVQNAVGATLSSFDTWLLLRGLKTLAVRLDRSSASALKLASWLENQPQVVRVLYPGLPSHPGYEIQQKQAKNGGAVFSFDIGSEAAVRTFVAALKIPIFSVSLGATETIVSYPPKMSHAELSAADLKKEGITPGLLRVSVGLEDVDDLIADFKQALQQIK, encoded by the coding sequence ATGAACGATTTTAGCGATCCAACAAAAATAATTAAGTTAACAACACCGCATGATCCAGAGAATGGTGCACTGAATACGCCGATTTATATGACATCGACCTTCAGCCAGCCGGATTTGGATCATTTTCATGAGTTCGATTATGCGCGTTCTGGGAATCCGACGCGTCAGGCTGGTGAAAAGGCACTGGCTCAGTTGGAAGGGGCTGAATATGGTTACTTATTTTCGACTGGTATGGCTGCCATCTCCAGCGTTCTGCTGACTTTCAGTGCTGGCGATCATCTCGTGATTTCTGGACATGTCTATGGCGGTACTTATCGTGTTTTAAATGAAATTCTGACGCGCTTTAACATCAGTCACAGCTATGCGGATTTTTGCGATCCGGATGCAGTTGAAGCAGCTATCAAGCCGAATACGAAAGCACTTTATATCGAGACGCCTTCAAATCCGACTTTGGATGTGACAGATATTGCTGCAATTTCTAAAATTGCTAAGGCGCATCATCTGATCTCGATCGCTGACAATACTTTTATGTCGCCCTATTTGCAAAAGCCTCTATCCTTGGGTGCTGATATCGTCGTTCATTCGGCGACTAAATTTCTTTCCGGCCATTCGGATCTCTTAGCTGGTGCTGTTATGACCAATGACCCTGAATTGGCAAAACAGATTTATTTCGTCCAAAACGCTGTTGGCGCTACGCTGAGTTCCTTTGATACTTGGCTGCTGCTGCGCGGTTTAAAAACATTGGCTGTCCGTCTGGACCGTTCATCGGCTTCGGCTTTAAAACTGGCTTCTTGGCTGGAAAATCAGCCCCAAGTGGTGCGTGTCCTTTATCCTGGATTGCCCAGCCATCCGGGTTATGAGATCCAACAAAAGCAGGCTAAAAACGGTGGGGCCGTCTTTTCATTTGATATTGGCAGCGAGGCTGCTGTGAGAACCTTTGTCGCGGCTTTAAAAATTCCGATATTTTCTGTTTCTTTGGGTGCGACAGAGACGATTGTGTCATATCCGCCAAAGATGAGCCATGCTGAATTAAGCGCGGCAGACTTAAAAAAAGAGGGAATTACGCCCGGTTTACTGCGTGTTTCCGTTGGATTAGAAGATGTCGATGATTTAATTGCCGATTTCAAACAAGCGCTTCAGCAGATAAAATAA
- a CDS encoding universal stress protein codes for MTYKHILVGLDGSKKADKAFETACALASALSASLSAVWIVNRDRGMDSTFGVSEDFYQDRIGQVKQKLGPYVEKAKKQHIDITAETLLGNVKMLLAKEYPEAHGIDLIVVGDTGLNSIERLVVGSHTSYVIRNASCDVLVVK; via the coding sequence ATGACTTACAAGCATATTCTGGTTGGCCTTGATGGTTCAAAGAAAGCTGATAAAGCGTTTGAAACGGCTTGTGCACTGGCCTCAGCCTTATCTGCCAGTCTCAGCGCTGTCTGGATTGTCAATCGCGACCGCGGCATGGATTCGACCTTCGGCGTTAGCGAAGATTTCTATCAAGACCGTATTGGCCAAGTGAAACAGAAACTAGGCCCATATGTCGAGAAAGCTAAGAAACAGCATATTGATATCACAGCCGAAACGCTGTTGGGCAATGTCAAAATGCTGCTGGCAAAAGAATATCCTGAAGCGCACGGTATCGATCTGATTGTCGTTGGCGATACAGGCCTCAATTCAATTGAAAGGCTTGTCGTTGGTTCGCATACCAGTTATGTGATCCGCAACGCCAGCTGCGATGTCTTGGTTGTTAAATAA
- a CDS encoding amino acid permease has protein sequence MDVFRKKDVNEILKYSSPLKRTLRTWDLTFLGIGAIIGTGIFVLTGRGALTAGPALSLSFLIAAICCGFAGLCYAEFASMAPVSGSAYTYSYIAFGEIIAFIIGWDLILEYALGAATVSVGWSGYFVNLLQNLGIHIPTVLTAAAGTTPGVTTFFNLPAFLIVLLITWIISIGITQTKRVNDSMVIVKLAVIILFIVCTIWFIKPHNWVPFSPYGLYSFHGGSAAGIIPAASIVFFSFIGFDSVSSSAEETINPSKTLPRGILGSLLISTVLYIIMTLIMTGVVKYTVFARFLDAPILAVLHSTGQTWLSIIVSVGAILGMTTVILVQLYGQSRITYSMSRDGLFPRFFGSVNPKYQTPFKGTWFFGIVTAIAGGLINLNILSELVNIGTLTAFVLVSAGILWMRHSHPELHRGFRAPGVPVTPIIAILFCLVLIAGLNWETWVRFIVWFAIGMVIYFAYAKRHSKLNPSNSDGSASAKKGAD, from the coding sequence ATGGATGTGTTTAGAAAAAAAGACGTCAACGAGATTTTGAAATACTCGTCGCCGTTGAAAAGGACGTTGAGAACCTGGGATCTTACCTTCCTAGGCATCGGTGCCATTATTGGTACCGGAATTTTCGTCCTAACTGGTAGAGGAGCGCTGACCGCCGGGCCGGCCTTGTCGCTATCCTTCTTGATCGCCGCAATCTGTTGTGGGTTTGCCGGCTTGTGTTACGCGGAATTTGCTTCGATGGCTCCTGTCTCAGGATCTGCCTATACTTATTCCTACATTGCCTTTGGTGAAATTATTGCTTTCATCATTGGCTGGGATTTAATTTTGGAGTATGCCCTAGGGGCTGCGACCGTCTCAGTCGGGTGGTCAGGTTACTTTGTCAATCTGCTGCAAAATCTCGGAATTCATATTCCGACGGTTCTGACAGCTGCTGCAGGTACAACACCTGGCGTGACAACATTCTTCAATTTGCCGGCGTTTTTAATTGTTTTACTGATTACTTGGATTATTTCTATTGGTATTACACAGACAAAAAGAGTCAACGACTCGATGGTTATCGTCAAATTAGCCGTTATCATTCTCTTCATTGTCTGCACGATCTGGTTCATCAAGCCGCATAACTGGGTACCATTTTCACCTTACGGCTTGTATTCGTTCCATGGCGGCAGTGCAGCTGGCATTATCCCAGCTGCCTCGATTGTTTTCTTTTCCTTCATTGGTTTTGATTCAGTCTCTTCCAGTGCCGAGGAAACGATCAACCCCAGCAAGACCTTGCCAAGAGGCATCCTGGGTTCGCTTTTAATCTCAACTGTGCTTTACATTATCATGACCTTGATTATGACTGGTGTTGTTAAGTACACAGTCTTCGCTCGTTTCTTGGATGCACCGATTCTTGCCGTTCTTCATTCAACTGGCCAGACTTGGTTGTCCATTATCGTCAGTGTTGGTGCGATTCTTGGTATGACAACAGTTATTCTCGTTCAGCTTTACGGCCAGTCACGGATTACTTATTCAATGTCTCGTGATGGCTTGTTCCCGAGATTCTTTGGTTCAGTTAATCCAAAGTATCAAACACCCTTCAAAGGGACTTGGTTCTTTGGTATCGTCACTGCCATTGCAGGCGGCTTAATCAATTTGAACATTCTGTCCGAACTGGTTAACATTGGTACTTTGACAGCTTTCGTGCTTGTTTCTGCAGGTATACTTTGGATGAGGCACAGTCATCCAGAATTGCATCGCGGCTTCCGTGCTCCCGGCGTTCCTGTGACACCGATCATTGCGATTCTCTTCTGCTTGGTCTTAATCGCCGGACTGAACTGGGAAACTTGGGTTCGCTTCATCGTATGGTTTGCTATCGGCATGGTAATCTACTTCGCTTATGCTAAGCGCCATTCGAAATTGAATCCGTCCAATTCTGACGGCTCGGCCTCTGCTAAAAAAGGAGCTGATTAA
- a CDS encoding homoserine O-acetyltransferase/O-succinyltransferase family protein produces the protein MTLYVANGLAKARQTENSFRQLADKDRDYSDNASSVLIVCLMSTREQSELQYLALLKLISDQSGQDFNVRFAMPATHHMKQESETIRGCYEPLPKAEKNHYDWTIVTGSPVDRIAFEEVDYWSEFADFVDWQSENSKRTFFACWSAAAYAHVKGVHVAQLKRKRFGIYRFDLDETHVDRAPHSRWFAIDFHAAQKAGWRILSGDQGFGVSLAELEQGRVLLSSGHFEYDQDTLQKEYLRDIGKGMNQAKPENYLLDNQQVNDWRQPASELLLDWLGLAGNSASNGKKNLFKEVA, from the coding sequence ATGACGCTATATGTCGCAAATGGTTTAGCCAAAGCCAGGCAAACTGAAAACAGCTTTCGCCAGCTGGCTGATAAGGACAGAGATTACTCGGACAATGCGAGTAGTGTTTTAATTGTCTGCCTGATGTCGACTCGGGAACAAAGCGAGCTGCAGTATTTAGCTTTGCTGAAGTTGATTTCTGATCAGAGCGGTCAGGATTTTAATGTGCGTTTTGCAATGCCAGCCACACATCATATGAAACAAGAGTCAGAAACGATTCGCGGCTGCTATGAACCCTTGCCAAAAGCCGAAAAAAACCACTACGACTGGACGATTGTCACTGGTTCGCCAGTGGATCGGATCGCCTTTGAGGAGGTTGATTATTGGTCGGAGTTTGCTGATTTTGTCGATTGGCAAAGCGAGAATTCCAAGCGGACCTTCTTTGCCTGCTGGTCGGCTGCGGCTTATGCACATGTCAAAGGAGTCCATGTGGCACAATTAAAACGCAAGCGTTTTGGTATCTATCGTTTTGATCTAGATGAAACACATGTTGACCGGGCACCGCATTCTCGCTGGTTTGCCATTGATTTTCATGCGGCACAGAAAGCTGGCTGGCGGATTCTGTCAGGCGACCAGGGTTTTGGTGTTTCTCTGGCCGAACTTGAACAGGGCCGTGTCTTGCTGTCTTCTGGACATTTTGAATATGATCAGGATACGCTGCAAAAAGAGTATTTGCGTGATATCGGCAAGGGGATGAATCAGGCCAAACCCGAGAATTACCTACTTGATAATCAGCAGGTAAACGATTGGCGGCAGCCGGCATCAGAGCTGCTTTTAGACTGGCTTGGTTTAGCTGGAAATTCTGCTTCGAATGGCAAGAAAAATTTATTTAAAGAGGTGGCATGA